A stretch of the Tardiphaga sp. 709 genome encodes the following:
- a CDS encoding branched-chain amino acid ABC transporter permease produces MDQLLQHLVNMLVLGGTYALLGIGLTLIFGIMNVVNFTHGILYTFGAYMMFIVVHQLGLNFFVALPVAIVAGWLLGAVIEITLLRPLRGADIDTTMLVMIGAWIAMQSGALWIWGGVAKSIDNPFPDAPLVIGPVSVSWLRLFVLFAAALLIVLAYSLINLTKLGKAMRATFQDSDTAALMGVNVSLIYTSTFAIGSSLAAAAGALLGPVYVVFPQMGDLAAVKAFAIVILGGLGNITGAVIGGFILALAEELGAGYVSSGYRDAMGFLIIIMVLIFKPTGLFARAERVG; encoded by the coding sequence GTGGACCAGCTCCTGCAACACCTCGTCAATATGCTCGTGCTCGGCGGCACCTATGCGCTGCTTGGCATCGGGCTGACGCTGATCTTCGGCATCATGAACGTGGTGAACTTCACCCACGGCATCCTCTACACGTTCGGCGCCTATATGATGTTCATTGTCGTGCATCAGCTCGGTCTGAATTTCTTTGTCGCGCTGCCGGTGGCGATCGTCGCGGGCTGGCTGCTAGGCGCCGTGATTGAGATCACGCTGCTGCGGCCGCTGCGCGGCGCCGATATCGACACCACCATGCTGGTGATGATCGGCGCCTGGATCGCGATGCAGTCCGGCGCGCTGTGGATCTGGGGTGGCGTCGCCAAGTCGATCGACAATCCGTTTCCCGATGCACCGCTGGTGATCGGACCCGTGTCCGTGTCGTGGCTTCGACTGTTCGTGCTGTTCGCAGCGGCGCTGCTGATCGTGCTGGCTTACTCACTGATCAATCTCACGAAACTCGGTAAGGCGATGCGCGCGACCTTCCAGGATTCCGATACCGCCGCACTGATGGGTGTCAATGTCAGCCTGATCTACACCTCGACATTTGCCATCGGATCGAGCCTTGCTGCCGCCGCCGGTGCCTTGCTCGGTCCGGTCTATGTCGTGTTCCCGCAGATGGGCGATCTCGCTGCGGTGAAGGCCTTCGCCATCGTCATCCTTGGCGGCCTCGGCAATATCACCGGTGCTGTGATCGGCGGTTTCATTCTCGCTTTGGCGGAAGAACTCGGCGCCGGTTACGTGTCATCGGGCTATCGCGATGCCATGGGCTTCCTGATCATCATCATGGTGCTGATCTTCAAGCCGACAGGATTGTTCGCACGGGCGGAGCGCGTCGGATGA
- a CDS encoding ABC transporter substrate-binding protein: protein MIRTIKAASATALAIAFLSSAATAQTIKIGVNEPLTGAFAASGTYVVNGAKIAADEINAKGGLLGKKIELVIEDNKSNPTEAAAVAEKLITRDKTPVMLGAWGSSLTLAVMPKLVEYETAMVVETSSASKITTSGNPYVFRISPPSFVEAAAFKNIVDKLALKKVDFLVINNDWGRGTAEDFSKMMKEKGITIGLVETMDQSAQDMSAQLAKIKATDSETVIITAAVDQLTLIFKQAAALGLKKRIITTGGSQNPDQIIAQAGAAANDTMHLTTFLPWMPEKTPNPEATTYFINEWKKRGFDFAGCTESFRGYDGIRTIAAAIEKAGKAEPAAIKDALWKIDVKGLNGDIVFKKSGPAGSESGQSFPNVYLVEISGGKIVMKDL, encoded by the coding sequence ATGATACGGACCATCAAAGCCGCCTCGGCGACCGCCCTGGCCATTGCTTTCCTGAGCAGCGCCGCCACTGCGCAAACCATTAAGATCGGCGTCAATGAGCCGCTGACCGGCGCCTTCGCCGCATCGGGCACCTATGTCGTCAACGGCGCCAAGATTGCCGCCGATGAAATCAATGCCAAGGGTGGCCTGCTCGGCAAGAAGATCGAGCTCGTCATAGAGGACAACAAGAGCAACCCGACCGAAGCCGCAGCCGTCGCCGAGAAGCTGATCACCCGCGACAAGACCCCGGTGATGCTCGGCGCCTGGGGTTCGAGCCTTACCCTCGCTGTGATGCCGAAGCTGGTCGAATACGAAACCGCGATGGTGGTCGAGACCTCGTCGGCCAGCAAGATCACCACCTCGGGCAATCCTTACGTATTCCGTATCTCGCCGCCGTCCTTTGTCGAGGCGGCTGCGTTCAAGAACATCGTCGACAAGCTGGCGCTGAAGAAAGTCGACTTCCTCGTGATCAACAATGACTGGGGCCGCGGCACCGCCGAGGACTTTAGCAAGATGATGAAGGAGAAGGGCATCACCATCGGTCTGGTCGAGACCATGGATCAGTCAGCGCAGGACATGAGCGCGCAGCTCGCCAAGATCAAGGCAACGGACTCCGAGACCGTGATCATCACCGCCGCGGTCGACCAGCTCACGCTGATCTTCAAGCAGGCCGCAGCACTCGGCCTGAAGAAGCGCATCATCACCACGGGTGGTTCGCAGAACCCCGACCAGATCATCGCGCAGGCCGGTGCCGCCGCGAACGACACCATGCATCTGACGACGTTCCTGCCGTGGATGCCGGAAAAGACGCCGAACCCGGAAGCCACGACCTACTTCATTAATGAGTGGAAGAAGCGCGGCTTCGATTTCGCCGGCTGCACCGAGAGCTTCCGTGGCTATGACGGCATCCGCACCATCGCGGCAGCCATCGAGAAGGCCGGCAAAGCCGAGCCCGCGGCGATCAAGGACGCGCTCTGGAAGATCGACGTTAAGGGCCTGAACGGCGACATCGTCTTCAAGAAGTCGGGCCCGGCGGGTTCGGAGAGCGGCCAGAGCTTCCCGAACGTCTATCTGGTCGAGATTTCGGGCGGCAAGATCGTGATGAAGGATCTCTGA
- a CDS encoding ABC transporter ATP-binding protein — MLEIRDMVCAYGQISALKGISLSVKAGQLVALIGANGAGKSTTLRAISGLVPSRSGSLHFDGEDITGIGAQRVLTKGIAHCPEGRRVFPHMTVAENLDMGAYLRSDTSEVAVDRDRIYGEFPRLAERRKQAAGTLSGGEQQMLAIGRALMSRPRLVMFDEPSLGLAPNIVERTFAIIRAIRDAGTTVLLVEQNAFAALDMCDHAYLLESGHVVLSGAGAELIENEHVRRAYLGG; from the coding sequence ATGCTTGAGATCCGTGACATGGTTTGCGCCTATGGCCAGATCTCGGCCCTCAAGGGCATTTCGCTTTCGGTCAAGGCTGGCCAGCTCGTGGCGCTAATTGGCGCCAATGGCGCCGGCAAGAGCACGACGCTGCGGGCGATTTCCGGCCTCGTGCCGTCGCGCTCCGGCAGCCTGCATTTCGACGGCGAGGACATCACCGGCATCGGCGCGCAGCGGGTGCTCACCAAAGGCATCGCGCATTGCCCGGAAGGACGTCGCGTTTTTCCGCATATGACGGTGGCCGAAAATCTCGACATGGGCGCCTATCTGCGCTCGGACACGAGCGAAGTCGCAGTGGACCGCGATCGCATTTATGGCGAGTTCCCGCGCCTCGCCGAGCGACGCAAGCAGGCGGCTGGCACGCTGTCCGGCGGCGAGCAGCAGATGCTGGCCATCGGCCGTGCATTGATGTCGCGCCCGCGCCTTGTGATGTTCGATGAACCCTCGCTCGGTCTCGCGCCCAACATCGTCGAGCGCACCTTTGCGATCATCCGCGCGATCCGCGATGCCGGCACGACTGTTTTGCTCGTTGAGCAGAATGCCTTTGCGGCGCTCGATATGTGCGATCATGCCTATCTGCTGGAGTCTGGGCATGTCGTGCTGTCCGGCGCGGGAGCGGAGCTGATCGAGAACGAGCATGTCCGACGGGCCTATCTTGGCGGATGA
- a CDS encoding alpha/beta hydrolase family protein gives MTIIDFGRAIPSSQARGWQQWPGHEDFSLQFLRVLRAAQEGGSTVSECFLAAERINPRDDESWYREWHSAADINRERAAEALASGRIPTALSNWLRAANYYRTAQVMLACSDPRQGAAIALMQDCARLYVQHATPAGEVVEIPWRDGVLQGYFVPAPCATRPLPVVLCVVGQGHYKEEHLHRVPSYALDRGLSLLLVDLPGQSYSQEMIGSHCRYEVETAISGWVDFLADRSDIDQERIAIFGDGLGAAFATRGANLDDRFAAAVCDAGIWELHERAFIASRISGRAGLGCPSEIEGFNSSSVAANIKCPVLVAMGERDWLDVDHVTECCRVMKQNGLDIELKIFRASETVAPPAQIDIPTVGNEFIFDWIVDRLSSRTK, from the coding sequence GTGACCATTATCGATTTCGGCAGGGCCATCCCGTCGTCGCAAGCACGTGGCTGGCAGCAATGGCCTGGCCATGAAGACTTTTCGCTGCAGTTCCTGCGCGTGCTGCGCGCGGCGCAGGAAGGCGGAAGTACCGTTTCGGAATGTTTCCTGGCGGCGGAGCGCATCAATCCGCGCGATGACGAGAGCTGGTACCGCGAATGGCATAGCGCGGCTGATATCAACCGTGAGCGCGCCGCGGAGGCGCTGGCCAGCGGCCGCATCCCGACGGCGCTGAGCAACTGGCTGCGCGCAGCCAACTACTATCGCACCGCTCAGGTCATGCTCGCTTGCAGCGATCCGCGGCAAGGCGCCGCCATTGCCCTGATGCAGGATTGCGCCCGACTTTATGTGCAGCATGCAACGCCTGCCGGCGAGGTCGTCGAGATCCCATGGCGGGACGGTGTGTTGCAGGGATACTTCGTTCCTGCGCCGTGCGCGACGCGGCCGCTGCCGGTCGTTCTCTGCGTCGTCGGACAGGGCCACTACAAGGAAGAGCATTTGCACAGGGTGCCCAGCTACGCGCTGGACCGCGGTCTCTCGCTATTGCTCGTCGATTTGCCCGGTCAATCCTATAGCCAGGAGATGATCGGGTCGCATTGTCGGTATGAGGTCGAAACGGCGATCAGCGGCTGGGTCGATTTCCTGGCCGACCGCAGCGATATCGATCAGGAGCGAATTGCGATCTTCGGAGATGGCCTGGGAGCTGCCTTTGCGACGCGCGGCGCCAATCTCGACGACCGCTTTGCAGCCGCTGTTTGCGATGCCGGAATCTGGGAGCTTCACGAGCGCGCATTTATTGCCAGCCGCATTTCAGGCCGGGCTGGTCTGGGCTGTCCGAGTGAAATCGAGGGCTTCAACAGCAGTAGTGTCGCCGCCAATATCAAATGCCCGGTCCTGGTTGCGATGGGCGAGCGCGACTGGCTCGATGTCGATCACGTCACGGAATGTTGCCGCGTCATGAAACAAAACGGCCTCGACATTGAACTGAAGATCTTCCGCGCGTCGGAGACGGTGGCGCCGCCCGCCCAGATCGATATTCCGACAGTGGGCAACGAGTTCATTTTCGACTGGATTGTCGATCGTTTGAGCTCAAGGACGAAGTAG
- a CDS encoding Rieske (2Fe-2S) protein, with product MSDGPILADDGDPARWVAVCSRERLTEQTIVCVNVAGLGVLIVQDGETIYACERACPHEQADLSLGRIADGRLHCPRHLAWFDLADGSMSPGWPSRGLRRYPVRESDAQIWVDAAAIVPK from the coding sequence ATGTCCGACGGGCCTATCTTGGCGGATGACGGAGATCCCGCCCGATGGGTCGCGGTCTGTTCGCGCGAGCGCCTGACCGAACAGACAATCGTCTGCGTCAACGTGGCTGGCCTCGGTGTTCTCATCGTGCAGGATGGTGAGACGATCTATGCCTGCGAGCGCGCCTGTCCGCATGAGCAGGCCGATCTCAGCCTTGGCCGCATTGCCGATGGCCGGCTGCACTGTCCGCGTCATCTCGCCTGGTTTGATCTGGCAGACGGCAGCATGTCGCCGGGCTGGCCGAGCAGGGGTTTGCGACGCTATCCGGTGCGTGAGAGCGATGCGCAAATCTGGGTCGACGCTGCAGCCATCGTCCCGAAGTAA
- a CDS encoding ABC transporter ATP-binding protein produces the protein MAETVLSIEHVAVHFGGLVAISDMNFHVNKGEIVSLIGPNGAGKTTAFNVMTGFLTPTKGAVKYCGADLKGKKPHEIADLGLIRTFQRTSVFPNDTVYDNVLMGLHRQGKVGLAEAILGLPRARASEKAQRARAAELVRWIGLEARANDLAGSLSYGEQRLVGVALALAAQPKMLLLDEPVSGMNASETHTFVQLIRNIRDRGVTILLVEHDMPMVMSVSDRIVVLNYGRIIAEGPPDEIRKNPAVIEAYLGQSAKDVVKEVAVHA, from the coding sequence ATGGCCGAGACAGTACTCAGCATCGAACACGTCGCCGTCCATTTCGGCGGCCTCGTCGCGATCTCGGACATGAACTTCCATGTCAACAAAGGTGAGATCGTCAGCCTGATCGGGCCGAACGGCGCCGGTAAGACCACGGCCTTCAACGTCATGACCGGCTTCCTCACGCCGACCAAGGGCGCGGTGAAATATTGCGGTGCGGACCTCAAGGGCAAGAAACCGCATGAAATCGCGGATCTCGGCCTGATCCGCACCTTTCAGCGCACCAGCGTGTTTCCCAACGACACGGTCTACGACAATGTGCTGATGGGTCTACATCGTCAGGGTAAAGTTGGTCTCGCCGAAGCTATTCTCGGCCTGCCGCGCGCCCGCGCATCCGAGAAGGCGCAGCGCGCTCGGGCGGCCGAATTGGTGCGCTGGATCGGCCTCGAAGCCCGTGCCAACGATCTCGCCGGCTCGCTGTCCTACGGCGAGCAGCGTCTCGTCGGTGTCGCGCTGGCGCTCGCCGCGCAGCCGAAGATGCTGCTGCTCGACGAGCCTGTGTCGGGCATGAACGCGTCGGAGACGCACACATTCGTGCAGCTGATCCGCAATATCCGGGATCGTGGCGTCACGATCCTCTTGGTCGAGCACGACATGCCGATGGTGATGAGCGTGTCGGATCGCATCGTCGTGCTGAATTACGGCCGCATCATCGCTGAGGGGCCGCCCGACGAAATCCGCAAGAATCCCGCAGTGATCGAAGCCTATCTCGGTCAGAGCGCGAAGGATGTGGTCAAGGAGGTTGCAGTCCATGCTTGA
- a CDS encoding branched-chain amino acid ABC transporter permease gives MKQIVTLLCLAFFASVPMWLTDPYLLNALITTGIFIIGAMSLNLLLGFTGQLSLGHIAFFGIGAYVSALTSLGFDVPISGDFHIVHVPWPPIAGFFLAILISGFCGYLVGRLSFSVRGAYFVIVTISFAEVVRLVALNWVELTQGPLALTNIPSITIGLPGLGYLVLKTKFHNYYLVLAVAAISYFLISRLVHSHYGRAMRGLMENETLAVAVGIDVTKTLTLAAVISAGIAGAAGSLYAHYIRIIDPDVFAFISTVTMVIMVVSGGKGSLAGPVVGGVIFGLLPVFLRPIMPPEAQWITYGVVLIVILFVMPRGIVPSLAAKLGLARAGGTRRASSAVSERTAEEHA, from the coding sequence ATGAAACAGATCGTCACGCTCCTCTGTCTTGCCTTTTTCGCTTCCGTGCCGATGTGGCTGACGGATCCGTATCTGCTCAATGCGCTGATCACGACCGGCATCTTCATCATCGGCGCCATGAGCCTCAATTTGCTGCTCGGCTTCACCGGGCAGCTCAGTCTTGGCCATATCGCCTTCTTCGGCATCGGCGCCTATGTCAGCGCGCTGACCTCGCTGGGCTTCGATGTGCCGATCTCCGGTGATTTCCATATCGTCCACGTGCCGTGGCCGCCGATTGCTGGCTTCTTTCTGGCGATCCTCATCTCGGGCTTCTGCGGCTATCTGGTCGGACGCCTGTCCTTCAGCGTGCGCGGCGCCTATTTTGTGATCGTCACGATCTCGTTCGCCGAAGTTGTCAGGCTGGTGGCGCTGAACTGGGTCGAGCTGACGCAAGGCCCGCTGGCGCTGACCAATATTCCGTCCATCACCATAGGTCTGCCGGGGCTTGGTTATCTCGTGCTGAAGACCAAGTTTCACAATTATTATCTTGTGCTCGCAGTCGCCGCGATATCGTACTTCCTGATCTCGCGTCTCGTTCACTCCCACTACGGCCGCGCCATGCGCGGGCTGATGGAGAACGAGACGCTCGCGGTTGCCGTTGGCATCGATGTCACGAAGACGCTGACCTTGGCCGCCGTGATCTCTGCCGGTATCGCCGGCGCGGCGGGAAGCCTTTACGCGCATTACATCCGCATCATCGATCCCGACGTCTTCGCTTTCATCTCGACGGTCACCATGGTGATCATGGTGGTGTCAGGCGGCAAGGGATCGCTGGCCGGGCCCGTCGTCGGCGGCGTCATCTTCGGCCTGCTGCCGGTGTTCCTGCGGCCGATCATGCCGCCGGAGGCACAGTGGATCACCTATGGCGTGGTGCTGATCGTCATCCTGTTCGTCATGCCTCGCGGCATCGTGCCGTCGCTTGCCGCGAAACTCGGCTTGGCCCGTGCCGGCGGAACCAGACGGGCGTCCAGCGCCGTTTCCGAGCGCACCGCGGAGGAGCATGCGTGA